The Novosphingobium sp. THN1 genome includes a window with the following:
- a CDS encoding aldose epimerase family protein, with protein sequence MLALAVPVALLAQSVSAAEAKQESAGKLADGTEAFAITLKAANGVSARVLTYGATLQSLMAPSRDGKVADILLGYDDVQTYEAKPNFFGVTVGRYANRIAKGRFTLDGKAYQLAQNNLGNSLHGGVKGFDKRNWKVVSVKSGPVASVVLSYVSADGEEGYPGKLDTRVTYTLDERGNLGITFEAATDKPTIVNMTNHALFNMAGEGAPMGAMGNQLMIPASAYTPVDATLIPTGELRKVAGTVFDFSRPKRIANGLRNGRDEQIAIGRGYDHNFALDKGVTATPQLAARLEDPASGRVLEVLTTEPGVQFYTGNFLDGTVRGKGGHVYRMGDGIALEPQKFPDAPNQPKFASTRVEPGKPYRHQMIYRVSVAPRPR encoded by the coding sequence ATGCTGGCGCTGGCAGTACCGGTTGCCCTGCTGGCCCAGTCGGTCAGCGCAGCCGAGGCGAAACAGGAAAGCGCGGGCAAGCTGGCCGACGGCACCGAAGCATTCGCGATCACGCTGAAGGCAGCCAACGGCGTTTCTGCCCGCGTGCTGACCTACGGCGCCACGCTGCAGTCGCTGATGGCGCCTTCACGCGATGGCAAGGTCGCCGACATCCTGCTCGGCTATGATGATGTGCAGACCTATGAGGCGAAGCCAAACTTCTTCGGCGTGACTGTCGGCCGCTATGCCAACCGCATCGCCAAGGGCCGCTTCACGCTTGACGGCAAGGCCTATCAGCTTGCCCAGAACAACCTCGGCAATTCGCTGCACGGCGGCGTCAAGGGTTTCGACAAGCGCAACTGGAAGGTCGTCTCGGTCAAGTCAGGCCCGGTGGCGAGCGTGGTATTGTCCTACGTCAGCGCCGATGGCGAGGAAGGTTATCCGGGCAAGCTCGATACCAGGGTGACTTACACGCTGGATGAGCGCGGCAACCTTGGCATCACGTTCGAAGCGGCGACCGACAAGCCGACCATCGTCAACATGACCAACCACGCATTGTTCAACATGGCTGGCGAAGGTGCGCCGATGGGTGCGATGGGCAACCAGCTGATGATCCCGGCGTCGGCCTATACCCCGGTCGATGCCACGCTGATCCCCACGGGAGAGCTGCGCAAGGTGGCGGGCACGGTGTTCGATTTCAGTCGGCCCAAGCGCATCGCCAATGGCCTGCGCAATGGTCGCGATGAACAGATCGCCATCGGCCGCGGCTATGACCACAACTTTGCGCTCGACAAGGGCGTGACGGCAACACCGCAACTTGCCGCAAGGCTGGAAGACCCGGCTTCAGGCCGCGTGCTCGAAGTGCTGACGACCGAACCCGGCGTCCAGTTCTACACCGGCAATTTCCTCGATGGGACCGTGCGGGGCAAAGGTGGCCACGTCTATCGCATGGGTGACGGGATCGCGCTCGAGCCGCAGAAATTTCCCGATGCGCCGAACCAGCCAAAGTTCGCTTCCACGCGTGTCGAACCGGGCAAGCCCTATCGCCACCAGATGATCTACCGCGTCAGCGTCGCGCCCCGCCCCCGCTGA
- a CDS encoding SDR family oxidoreductase: MAIGKMEGRVAIITGGASGLGAEDARLLAREGAKVVITDMQEDLGRKTAVGIPNCVFMQQDVRDEARWHEVIAETLRLFGRLDTLVNNAGLVRFGTVEDLPYADFRLQTEVMLGGTFLGCQAAIPHMSRDGAGSIINMASIGGIKGISAIPAYAGAKAGIIGMTRSIAVHCREQGYRIRCNSVAPGGIVTPMTAQALAELPADNAGLEQANNHGMGQPIDIANMVLYLACDDGRHITGTNIVIDNGETMG; the protein is encoded by the coding sequence ATGGCCATTGGCAAGATGGAAGGCCGCGTTGCAATCATCACCGGCGGCGCATCGGGGCTTGGTGCGGAGGACGCGCGCCTGCTCGCCCGTGAAGGCGCAAAGGTCGTCATCACCGACATGCAGGAGGATCTCGGCCGCAAGACCGCCGTCGGAATCCCGAACTGCGTGTTCATGCAGCAGGACGTGCGCGACGAAGCCCGCTGGCACGAGGTTATTGCTGAAACGCTGCGCCTCTTCGGTCGGCTCGATACGCTGGTCAACAATGCCGGGCTGGTCCGCTTCGGTACGGTCGAGGATCTCCCCTACGCCGATTTCCGTCTCCAGACGGAGGTCATGCTGGGCGGCACGTTCCTGGGATGCCAGGCCGCGATCCCGCACATGAGCAGGGACGGTGCCGGCTCGATCATCAACATGGCCTCGATCGGCGGCATCAAGGGTATCAGCGCCATCCCCGCCTATGCCGGAGCCAAGGCCGGGATCATCGGCATGACGCGCTCGATCGCAGTCCACTGCCGCGAGCAGGGCTATCGCATCCGCTGCAATTCAGTCGCGCCGGGCGGCATCGTCACGCCGATGACCGCACAGGCGCTGGCCGAACTTCCCGCCGACAACGCCGGGCTGGAACAGGCAAACAACCACGGCATGGGCCAGCCGATCGATATCGCCAACATGGTGTTATACCTCGCCTGCGACGATGGACGGCACATCACTGGTACAAACATCGTGATCGATAATGGCGAAACGATGGGCTGA
- a CDS encoding Gfo/Idh/MocA family protein, with amino-acid sequence MDPIRIAIVGMGKIARDQHLPAIAGNGAFGLAATVSPHDRGVDGVPHFASLDELLASGPAVDAVALCTPPQVRYDLASTALARGIHVFLEKPPGATLAEVAALEAQADKVGATLFAAWHSRFAAGVAPARAWLAERRIDKVEITWREDVRVWHPGQAWIWEPGGLGVFDPGINALSIATRILPRPIFLQSGRLEIPANRAAPIAADLNFRDSAGAPVHMDLDWRQTGPQSWNIVVETDAGMLKLSSGGAVLTLPSGTSHDEDNEYPGLYARFATLIRTGRSDVDVDPLRLVADAFLRATRVSVEPFED; translated from the coding sequence ATGGACCCGATCAGGATCGCCATTGTCGGCATGGGCAAGATCGCCCGCGACCAGCACCTGCCCGCCATCGCCGGCAATGGCGCATTCGGGCTTGCCGCAACCGTCAGCCCGCACGACCGCGGGGTCGATGGCGTGCCCCATTTCGCCAGCCTGGATGAACTGTTGGCAAGCGGTCCTGCTGTCGACGCCGTCGCGCTGTGTACGCCCCCGCAGGTGCGCTACGATCTGGCCAGCACCGCTCTAGCTCGCGGCATCCACGTTTTTCTCGAAAAGCCGCCCGGTGCGACGCTGGCGGAAGTCGCCGCGCTGGAAGCGCAGGCAGACAAGGTCGGCGCCACGCTGTTCGCCGCCTGGCATTCGCGCTTTGCCGCCGGTGTCGCCCCCGCCCGGGCATGGCTCGCCGAACGGCGCATCGACAAGGTCGAGATCACGTGGCGCGAGGACGTTCGGGTGTGGCATCCGGGGCAAGCGTGGATCTGGGAGCCGGGTGGCCTCGGCGTGTTCGATCCCGGCATCAACGCCCTGTCGATCGCAACCCGTATCCTGCCCCGGCCGATTTTCCTGCAGTCCGGAAGGCTCGAAATCCCCGCCAACCGCGCAGCCCCCATCGCTGCCGACCTGAACTTCCGCGACAGCGCCGGCGCGCCAGTCCACATGGACCTCGATTGGCGGCAAACCGGTCCGCAAAGCTGGAACATTGTCGTGGAGACCGATGCCGGTATGCTCAAGCTATCGAGCGGCGGCGCGGTGCTGACGCTGCCTTCGGGCACCAGCCATGACGAGGACAACGAATATCCCGGCCTCTATGCCCGCTTCGCCACGCTGATCCGCACCGGCCGCAGCGATGTCGATGTGGATCCGCTGCGCCTTGTTGCTGATGCCTTCCTGCGCGCGACGCGGGTCAGCGTCGAACCGTTCGAGGATTGA
- a CDS encoding 2-dehydro-3-deoxygalactonokinase: MAARARRVIGDWGSTRLRLFLVENGETTARLDGPGVTQLVEPAERVLARLLSVWLATGRIEAITLCGMVGSPAGLAVAPYAPCPVDAEGWHRARTRLRVLGHDVEILPGLSYRTAIGVPEVMRGEETQVFGAMVLNPALREGERLFALPGTHGKWVSTCDGAITDFRTAPTGEVFAAITGHTSLTGPDTPGEGSFDDGFGRGLARSAEPLPGTLFEARAARLLDGRSRDWAKGYLSGVLIGAEVAQFGMGTQNVTLIGDPALAALYASAIAHHGGSSQQVDGESAVVAGLSHAITLAESLRP, encoded by the coding sequence GTGGCGGCCCGCGCACGGCGCGTGATCGGCGACTGGGGCAGCACCCGCCTGCGCCTGTTTCTCGTTGAAAATGGCGAGACCACGGCACGCCTCGACGGACCCGGTGTCACGCAGCTGGTCGAACCGGCAGAGCGGGTTCTGGCCCGGCTCCTGTCAGTGTGGCTGGCAACCGGTCGGATCGAAGCAATAACGCTTTGCGGCATGGTCGGATCTCCCGCCGGGCTTGCCGTGGCCCCTTATGCCCCATGCCCGGTGGATGCAGAGGGCTGGCACCGTGCCCGCACCCGCCTGCGCGTGCTTGGCCACGATGTCGAGATCCTGCCGGGTCTTTCCTACCGGACCGCCATTGGCGTACCCGAGGTGATGCGCGGCGAGGAGACGCAGGTCTTCGGCGCGATGGTGCTGAATCCGGCCCTGCGCGAAGGAGAGCGCCTTTTCGCCCTTCCCGGAACCCACGGCAAATGGGTCAGCACCTGCGACGGCGCGATCACCGACTTCCGCACGGCTCCCACCGGCGAGGTCTTTGCCGCGATCACCGGCCACACCTCCCTGACTGGCCCGGACACCCCCGGCGAGGGAAGCTTCGACGACGGTTTCGGGCGCGGGCTTGCCCGTTCGGCAGAGCCGTTGCCCGGGACCTTGTTTGAGGCCCGCGCGGCGCGCCTGCTCGATGGCCGCTCACGCGATTGGGCCAAGGGCTATCTCTCCGGCGTACTGATCGGCGCGGAAGTTGCGCAGTTTGGCATGGGCACTCAGAACGTGACGCTGATCGGCGATCCCGCGCTTGCCGCGCTTTATGCGAGTGCGATTGCACACCACGGCGGGTCATCGCAACAGGTCGATGGGGAGAGTGCCGTCGTGGCCGGACTTTCCCACGCCATAACTCTTGCCGAAAGCCTGCGCCCATGA
- the araD1 gene encoding AraD1 family protein, with the protein MSLRLLQHRASDGTRSVILADGDTAHVLAGVERTTDLARRAIAAGTTLAQEAKACPAGAQVDVAEEFAAGNFLAPIDHEDPAHLALTGTGLTHLGSAEGRDKMHREAAAATHQTDSMRMFLEGLEGGKPGDGSVGQQPEWFYKGDGSQLVGPGEALEMPSFAQDGGEEPELAGVYLIGPDGTPFRLGFALANEFSDHVTERHNYLWLAHSKLRRAALGPELLIGEAPTDIRGTSRILRNGAVLWEKPFLTGEDNMSHSLANLEHHHFKYELFRRPGDVHVHFFGTATLSFSDAVRTQVGDVFEIEAAPFTLPCRNPLTQAAGVASAPLKVQVL; encoded by the coding sequence ATGTCACTTCGCCTCCTCCAGCACCGCGCCAGCGACGGCACGCGCAGCGTAATCCTTGCCGATGGCGATACCGCGCACGTCCTTGCAGGTGTCGAGCGCACGACCGACCTCGCTCGCCGCGCGATCGCTGCGGGCACCACGCTTGCGCAGGAGGCGAAGGCCTGTCCGGCCGGCGCGCAAGTGGATGTTGCAGAGGAATTCGCTGCCGGCAATTTTCTCGCCCCGATCGACCACGAGGACCCGGCCCATCTCGCGTTGACCGGCACCGGCCTTACGCACCTCGGCTCGGCCGAAGGGCGCGACAAGATGCATCGCGAGGCTGCAGCGGCTACACACCAGACCGATTCCATGCGCATGTTTCTCGAAGGTCTGGAAGGCGGCAAGCCAGGTGACGGCAGCGTCGGCCAGCAGCCCGAATGGTTCTACAAGGGTGATGGCAGCCAGCTCGTCGGCCCGGGCGAAGCGCTGGAAATGCCCAGCTTCGCGCAGGACGGTGGCGAGGAACCGGAGCTGGCCGGTGTCTACCTGATCGGCCCGGATGGCACGCCGTTCCGCCTCGGGTTCGCCCTCGCCAACGAGTTCTCGGATCACGTGACCGAGCGCCACAACTATCTGTGGCTGGCGCATTCCAAGCTGCGGCGCGCCGCCCTTGGCCCAGAACTGCTGATCGGAGAGGCTCCTACCGACATTCGCGGCACCAGCCGCATCCTGCGTAATGGCGCGGTTCTGTGGGAAAAGCCGTTCCTTACCGGCGAGGACAACATGAGCCACAGCCTCGCCAACCTGGAGCACCACCACTTCAAGTACGAGTTGTTCCGGCGCCCCGGCGATGTGCATGTCCATTTCTTTGGCACCGCCACACTCTCGTTCAGCGATGCAGTACGCACGCAAGTGGGCGACGTGTTCGAGATCGAGGCAGCGCCCTTCACGCTGCCGTGCCGCAATCCGCTGACGCAGGCGGCAGGCGTTGCTTCCGCTCCGCTCAAGGTGCAGGTACTCTAA
- a CDS encoding aldehyde dehydrogenase (NADP(+)) encodes MTEFRSVVAATGEPIGPAFAVHGPAEVDAACAAAAAAFDTYRATSREERAAFLEAIASDILAIGDDLIEAAMSESGLPRARLEGERGRTVGQLRLFADVVRKGAWQQLRIDPAMPDRQPLPRPDIRLRMIPVGPVAVFGASNFPLAFSTAGGDTASALAAGCPVVVKGHPAHPRTGELVAGAIARAVAACGLPAGVFGHLVGPSNELGAALVQDPRIAAVGFTGSRSGGLALVRLAQGRDVPIPVYAEMSSINPVLLLPEALKARGSELGTAFVGSLTMGAGQFCTNPGLVLAIAGGGLEDFIAAATEAVSGAGAQTMLTVGICKAYRSGVAALEAAPGVEKLAEGVAGDAMQGHAALFRTTAQAFLADKALGHEVFGASSVVVVCKDEAELATVLAGLEGQLTATLHMDAADEALAARLLPVLELKAGRILANGWPTGVEVCHAMVHGGPFPATSDPRTTSVGSLAIDRFLRPVSYQNLAVGLLPPELRDDARGDGAPRLIDGTLTL; translated from the coding sequence ATGACAGAATTCCGCTCCGTGGTCGCCGCCACGGGTGAGCCGATCGGCCCTGCCTTTGCCGTCCACGGCCCCGCCGAAGTCGATGCCGCTTGCGCCGCCGCCGCCGCCGCATTTGACACATACCGCGCCACCAGTCGCGAAGAGCGCGCCGCGTTCCTCGAAGCGATAGCATCGGACATTCTCGCAATTGGCGACGATCTGATCGAAGCGGCCATGAGCGAATCCGGCCTCCCCCGTGCGCGCCTCGAAGGCGAACGCGGCCGCACGGTGGGCCAGTTGCGCCTTTTTGCCGACGTCGTCCGCAAGGGCGCGTGGCAGCAGTTGCGCATCGATCCGGCCATGCCCGATCGCCAGCCCTTGCCCCGGCCCGACATACGCCTGCGCATGATCCCGGTCGGCCCTGTTGCTGTCTTCGGCGCATCGAACTTCCCGCTCGCTTTCTCTACCGCCGGAGGTGATACCGCCTCGGCGCTCGCCGCAGGCTGCCCAGTCGTGGTCAAGGGCCACCCTGCCCATCCCCGCACTGGCGAACTGGTCGCGGGGGCGATAGCCCGTGCAGTTGCTGCCTGTGGCCTGCCGGCCGGCGTGTTCGGCCATCTCGTGGGTCCGTCGAACGAACTTGGCGCGGCACTGGTGCAGGACCCGCGCATTGCCGCGGTCGGCTTTACCGGATCGCGCAGCGGGGGCCTTGCGCTCGTCCGCCTCGCCCAGGGTCGTGACGTGCCGATCCCGGTCTATGCCGAAATGTCGAGCATCAACCCTGTCCTGCTTCTGCCTGAAGCGCTGAAGGCACGTGGCTCGGAGCTCGGCACGGCATTCGTCGGCTCGCTGACAATGGGTGCGGGGCAGTTCTGCACCAATCCCGGCCTCGTGCTCGCCATCGCAGGCGGAGGCCTCGAAGACTTTATCGCCGCTGCCACCGAAGCCGTCAGCGGCGCGGGCGCGCAGACCATGCTCACCGTCGGTATCTGCAAAGCCTATCGGTCCGGCGTTGCTGCGCTCGAAGCTGCGCCCGGCGTTGAAAAGCTGGCCGAGGGCGTTGCCGGCGATGCGATGCAGGGCCACGCCGCGCTGTTCCGCACCACCGCGCAGGCATTCCTTGCCGACAAGGCGCTCGGCCATGAAGTATTCGGCGCCTCGTCGGTGGTGGTTGTGTGCAAGGACGAGGCGGAACTCGCCACGGTCCTGGCAGGGCTTGAGGGCCAACTTACGGCCACCCTGCACATGGACGCCGCCGACGAAGCGCTCGCCGCGCGGTTGCTGCCCGTGCTCGAACTGAAGGCCGGGCGCATCCTCGCCAATGGCTGGCCCACCGGCGTCGAGGTATGTCATGCCATGGTCCATGGCGGCCCCTTCCCGGCAACGTCCGATCCGCGCACAACCTCAGTCGGCAGCCTTGCCATCGACCGGTTCCTGCGCCCGGTCAGCTACCAGAACCTGGCTGTCGGCTTGCTGCCGCCCGAACTGCGCGATGATGCGCGTGGAGATGGCGCCCCGCGCCTGATCGACGGCACCCTGACGCTCTGA
- a CDS encoding endo-1,4-beta-xylanase, producing MTRRQGLGVIAGGVAMLSRPLSGMAATQPSSLSALAAAKGMRFGSAVAGGGGGSWRNPALADLLRRECAILVAENEMKWQAIRPSPTSFDFAAFDAIAAFAAQNRMKLRGHTLLWHRPKWMPRWLESHDFGSRSATSAAAMMTNHVETICARFQGRIVSYDVVNETVLPEDGSLAETALSKAMGGTEALVDLAFHTARKAAPGVELVCNDYMSWEPGNALHRKGVLRLLEGFRKRGTPVDALGVQSHLIAPLPDAAHRREWQRFVDDVVAMDYKLVVTEFDVRDRDLPVDIPSRDRTVADTTKAYFEMMLDYPQLKDVLAWGLVDAYSWLQGYEPRADKAEARGCLYDSAFKPKPVHAALAQAFAEARPRT from the coding sequence ATGACTCGAAGGCAGGGCCTTGGCGTGATCGCTGGCGGCGTTGCAATGCTCTCGCGCCCGCTGAGCGGCATGGCCGCAACGCAGCCTTCGTCCTTGTCCGCGCTGGCTGCTGCGAAGGGGATGCGGTTCGGTTCAGCGGTAGCCGGTGGAGGTGGCGGATCGTGGAGAAATCCCGCGCTTGCCGATCTGCTCAGGCGGGAATGCGCGATTCTGGTCGCCGAGAATGAGATGAAGTGGCAGGCAATCAGGCCCTCGCCCACTTCATTCGACTTTGCGGCGTTTGACGCTATCGCCGCCTTCGCCGCGCAGAACCGGATGAAGCTGCGCGGCCACACGCTACTGTGGCATCGACCAAAGTGGATGCCGCGCTGGCTGGAAAGCCATGATTTCGGTTCGCGGTCCGCAACAAGCGCCGCAGCAATGATGACCAACCACGTCGAAACGATCTGTGCGCGCTTTCAAGGGCGCATCGTATCCTACGACGTGGTCAATGAAACCGTTCTCCCCGAGGATGGATCGTTGGCCGAAACGGCGCTGTCGAAGGCCATGGGTGGCACCGAGGCGCTGGTCGACCTTGCGTTCCACACGGCGCGCAAGGCTGCTCCGGGTGTCGAACTGGTCTGCAACGATTACATGAGTTGGGAGCCGGGCAATGCACTCCACCGCAAGGGCGTGCTGCGATTGCTCGAAGGTTTTCGCAAGCGCGGCACGCCGGTCGATGCGCTGGGCGTGCAGTCACATTTGATCGCACCCTTGCCCGATGCCGCCCACCGCCGGGAATGGCAGCGCTTTGTCGATGACGTGGTGGCGATGGACTACAAGCTCGTCGTCACCGAATTCGACGTGCGTGACCGCGACCTTCCAGTCGACATCCCCAGCCGGGACCGCACAGTGGCCGACACGACCAAGGCCTATTTCGAGATGATGCTCGATTACCCGCAGCTGAAGGACGTGCTGGCCTGGGGGCTGGTCGACGCCTATTCGTGGCTCCAGGGCTACGAGCCACGTGCGGACAAGGCCGAAGCGCGCGGGTGTCTTTACGATTCCGCGTTCAAGCCGAAGCCGGTGCATGCCGCATTGGCGCAGGCATTTGCCGAAGCCAGGCCGAGAACCTGA
- a CDS encoding sugar MFS transporter, producing the protein MPPVPSSQANSMTEGDSGVRYGPALTLLASLFFMWGFITVINNTLLPHLRSVFDLNYTQTTLIESVWFIAYFVASIPSAKLIEKIGYQKSLVIGLLIMAAGALGMMLAASIPSYGVTLAMLFVIASGITLLQVAANPYVAVVGKPETASSRLNLVQAMNSAGTMLAPMFGAYLILGRSKGGTATSDVVLTQAERLADAQSVILPYGLVAVVLVILAIVIARFPLPAMGSATQRLAPEERAKLSLWKHRNLVFGIPAIFIYLIAEIGVANLFVNFVSQPDIANLTHEKAGQYLTFLWGGMMVGRFLGSAIMQKVDAGLVLAAFSIGAFVVMLVTVFTTGPAAMWALILVGLFHSIMFPTIFTLGIKGLGPLTEEGSGLLIMAIAGGALVVVQGWLADAYGLQTSFLLTAACELYVLFYALWGSKTSADPA; encoded by the coding sequence ATGCCGCCAGTGCCTTCATCCCAGGCAAACTCCATGACAGAGGGCGATTCCGGCGTGCGTTACGGGCCCGCGCTGACCCTGCTGGCCAGCCTGTTCTTCATGTGGGGGTTCATCACGGTCATCAACAACACACTGCTGCCGCACCTGCGCAGTGTGTTCGACTTGAACTATACGCAGACAACATTGATCGAATCAGTGTGGTTCATCGCCTACTTCGTGGCCTCGATCCCTTCGGCCAAGCTGATCGAGAAGATCGGTTACCAGAAGTCGCTGGTGATCGGGCTGCTCATCATGGCGGCGGGCGCGCTTGGCATGATGCTGGCGGCCTCCATCCCGTCCTACGGGGTGACCCTCGCCATGCTGTTCGTGATCGCGAGCGGGATCACCCTGCTGCAGGTGGCGGCCAACCCTTATGTCGCCGTGGTCGGCAAGCCGGAAACGGCGTCTTCGCGCTTGAACCTAGTGCAGGCGATGAACTCGGCGGGCACGATGCTCGCGCCGATGTTCGGCGCCTACCTGATCCTCGGTCGCTCGAAGGGCGGCACGGCCACATCGGATGTCGTGCTGACCCAGGCCGAGCGCCTTGCCGATGCGCAATCGGTGATCCTGCCCTATGGCCTGGTTGCCGTCGTTCTCGTCATTCTGGCCATTGTGATCGCACGCTTTCCGCTCCCGGCGATGGGCAGCGCGACTCAGCGCCTCGCGCCTGAGGAGCGAGCCAAGCTTTCGCTGTGGAAGCACCGCAATCTCGTTTTCGGCATCCCGGCAATCTTTATCTACCTGATCGCCGAGATCGGCGTGGCGAACCTCTTCGTGAACTTCGTCAGCCAGCCAGATATCGCCAACCTGACGCATGAGAAGGCCGGCCAGTACCTCACCTTCCTGTGGGGCGGGATGATGGTCGGGCGCTTCCTCGGCTCGGCGATCATGCAGAAGGTCGACGCAGGGCTTGTGCTTGCCGCCTTCTCGATTGGTGCGTTCGTCGTCATGCTTGTCACCGTCTTCACCACCGGCCCTGCCGCGATGTGGGCTTTGATCCTTGTCGGCCTGTTCCACTCGATCATGTTCCCGACGATCTTCACGCTCGGCATCAAGGGCCTCGGCCCCCTGACCGAGGAAGGCTCGGGCCTGCTGATCATGGCCATCGCCGGTGGCGCACTGGTCGTCGTGCAAGGCTGGCTGGCCGATGCCTATGGCCTGCAGACCTCGTTCCTGCTGACGGCAGCGTGCGAATTGTATGTGCTGTTCTATGCACTGTGGGGTTCGAAGACCTCTGCCGATCCCGCCTGA
- a CDS encoding 2-dehydro-3-deoxy-6-phosphogalactonate aldolase → MTVDEVLAQGAPPIVAILRGIRTQEAVSVATALLEAGIRLIEVPFNSPDPCGSISSMVEALGSRAAFGGGTVTSIALAEQLAGAGGTFMVSPNTDPAVIARSRELGMDVLPGFLTPTEAFAAIGAGARDLKLFPGSVLGSSYIKAIREVLPSATRVWAVGGVGPANVAEYRAAGVFGIGVGGSLYKPGDDATTVGARAEALVSAWNAAN, encoded by the coding sequence ATGACGGTCGATGAAGTCCTTGCCCAAGGCGCCCCGCCTATCGTTGCCATACTGCGCGGCATCCGCACGCAGGAAGCCGTCAGTGTCGCCACCGCTCTGCTGGAGGCAGGCATCCGGTTGATCGAGGTGCCCTTCAACTCGCCCGATCCATGCGGTTCGATCAGTTCCATGGTCGAGGCACTTGGTAGCCGTGCCGCTTTCGGCGGCGGCACGGTCACCAGCATCGCTCTTGCCGAGCAGCTTGCGGGTGCCGGCGGAACGTTCATGGTCTCACCCAACACCGATCCCGCGGTCATCGCCCGTTCGCGCGAACTCGGCATGGACGTCCTGCCCGGGTTCCTGACCCCCACCGAAGCCTTTGCCGCAATTGGTGCGGGCGCGCGGGACCTAAAGCTGTTTCCGGGATCGGTCCTTGGCAGCAGCTATATCAAGGCCATTCGCGAAGTCCTGCCGTCGGCTACCCGCGTTTGGGCCGTGGGCGGCGTCGGCCCGGCCAACGTGGCGGAATATCGCGCGGCGGGCGTGTTCGGCATCGGTGTCGGCGGGAGCCTTTATAAACCCGGTGATGATGCAACGACTGTAGGCGCCCGCGCAGAGGCGTTGGTTTCCGCCTGGAACGCTGCGAACTGA